The Brassica napus cultivar Da-Ae chromosome C7, Da-Ae, whole genome shotgun sequence genome has a segment encoding these proteins:
- the LOC106368401 gene encoding E3 ubiquitin-protein ligase RNF170, giving the protein MNQAPENEVCSICHGNFSAPCQANCSHWFCGNCIMLVWRHGSTLRPCKCPLCRRPITLLVPSEDTSRGRDDPTVSEVLSDVQTYNRVFGGQSTGLSQRIQDLPFLLRMLLREIMDPQRTLPLVIKARVYIALILSVIYIISPIDIIPEALFGIIGLLDDVIIALIFLLHVAALYRSVLYSRHGGSAS; this is encoded by the exons atgaatcaGGCTCCGGAGAACGAGGTTTGTTCGATATGCCATGGCAATTTCAGTGCTCCTTGCCAAGCCAATTGCTCCCACTGGTTCTGCG GAAACTGCATTATGCTTGTTTGGAGGCATGGATCTACATTACGCCCATGCAAATGTCCCTTGTGCCGTCGTCCTATTACTTTGCTTGTTCCTTCTGAGGATACATCGAGAGGTAGAGATGACCCTACAGTTTCAGAGGTTCTTAGCGATGTTCAAACTTACAACCGAGTCTTTGGTGGACAATCAACTGGTCTGTCTCAG AGGATTCAAGACCTTCCCTTCTTACTCCGAATGCTATTAAGAGAAATCATGGATCCACAAAGAACGCTTCCACTTGTCATCAAAGCTCGTGTTTATATTGCG TTGATACTCAGTGTGATTTACATAATCAGCCCAATAGATATCATTCCTGAAG CACTCTTTGGGATTATTGGCTTGCTGGATGATGTAATCATAGCCCTGATTTTTCTTCTCCATGTTGCTGCTCTCTATCGATCCGTTCTCTATTCCCGTCATGGTGGTTCTGCTTCATGA